Within the Cetobacterium somerae ATCC BAA-474 genome, the region TAAATATAATTTAGAAAAAAAAGATTCTAAAATTAAAGTCACATATTTTACAGAATTGTTAGCAGAAGCTTTAAATCTTAAAACAGAGGAGGAATAATGATTAGGGAGAAAAAAAATCCTAAAAAAAATTCAGAGGTTCAAAAAATAATTGAACTGAGTAAAGAAAAAATAGATGATTGTATGCAATGTGGAAAGTGTTCAGCAGGTTGTCCTGCAAATGCTGGAATGGATATTTTACCTCATCAAGTTATAAGATTTTTGCAAATTGGAGATGTAAAAAAATTAAGAGAATCAAAGTCTATTTGGAATTGTGCAGCTTGTTTTACTTGTGAATCGCGATGCCCAAGAGATGTAAGTGTTTCAAAATTAATGGAAGCAGTAAGACAAACAGTTGTTAGAAAACAAGGAGAGGATAGATTGACTCCTGAAGTTGTTTCAAAATTAATGAGAGATAGAGATATGCCACAACAAGCAGTTGTAAGTGGTTTTCGTAAATATAGTAAATAATTTTTTTTGTTAAGGGAGGAAAATCAGTGCGTAAAGTAGGGGTATTTGTTTGTTGGTGTGGAAGTAATATTGCTGGTACTGTCGATGTAGAAAAAGTAAGAGATGCAGTGAAAGATATGCCAGGGGTAGTACATTCAGTAGATTACCAATATATGTGCTCAGAGGTAGGTCAAAACTATTTAAAAGATGCTATAAAAGAAAAAGGATTAGATAGAATAGTCGTTGCTTCTTGTTCACCTAGAATGCATGAAGCAACATTTAGAAAAGCAGCAGAATCAGCTGGATTGAATCCATATTTAGTAGAGATAGCAAATATAAGAGAACACTGTTCTTGGGTTCACAAAGATAAGGAAGTAGGAACTGAAAAAGCCATATCCTTAACAAAGGCAGCCATAGCTAAAGCAACTTTAAATGAAGAATTAATAGCAGGAACTACTGCAGTTGAAAAAAGAGCTTTAGTAATAGGTGGAGGAATAGCAGGGATTCAGACAGCTTTGGATATTGCTGACGCAGGATACTTAGTTGATATAGTTGAGCAAGCTCCTACAATTGGAGGAAAAATGGCTCAAATAGATAAAACATTCCCTACATTAGATTGTTCGGCATGTATATTAACGCCAAAAATGGTTGATGCAGCAGCACATCCAAATATAACACTATATACATATAGTGAAGTAGAAAATGTAAGTGGGTTTGTAGGTAACTTTAATGTAGCTATAAAGAAAAAACCAAGATATGTAGATATGGATAAATGCACTGGATGTGGAGTTTGTATAGAGAAATGTCCATCTAAAAAAGGAAAAAGTGAATTTGAAGAGGGATTAGCCACAAGAACAGCAATTTATACTCCATTTGCTCAGTCTGTACCAAAAGTTCCAGTTATAGATAAGGAACAATGTTTAAAGTTCAAAACTGGAAAGTGTGGAGTATGCTCTATAGTTTGTGGAACTAAGGCTATAAAATTTGATCAAGAAGAGGAGATTATTAATCAAAAATATGGAGCTATAGTTTTAGCAACTGGATTTGACTTAATAAAATTAGATGAATTTGGAGAATATCATTATGATCATCCAGATGTTATAACAGGTCTTGAATTTGAAAGATTAACAAATGCAGCAGGACCTACAAAAGGAAAATTTGTAAAGCCTTCAAATGGAGAAAGACCAAAAAAAGTTGTTTTTGTTCAGTGCGTTGGCTCAAGAGATAAAAGTGAAAGAGGAAAATCATATTGCTCGAAGATATGTTGTATGTATACAGCCAAGCATGCTATGTTAATAAAAGATAAATATCCAGATACAGAAGTTTATGTATTTTATATAGATGTACGTACTCCTGGTAAGAATTTTGATGAATTCCAAAGAAGAGCTGTAGAAGAATACGGGGTTCACTATATAAAAGGAATGGTTGGAAAAGTTATGCCAGAAGGATCTAAACTAATGGTTCAAGCTGTAGATACGTTATCAGGAGTACCATTAGAAATAGATGCAGATATGGTAGTATTAGCCTCAGCAACATCAGCTAAGCCAGACGCAGTAGCATTAAAAAGAAAATTAAATATAAGTGGGGATTTAAATAACTTCTTTACGGAAGCTCACCCAAAGTTAAAACCTGTAGAAACAGCCTCAGCTGGAATATATTTAGCAGGAGCATGTCAAGGACCAAAAGATATACCTGAAACAGTAGCACAAGCTAGTGCGGCAGCAGCAAAAGCAATAATTTTATTAAGCAAAAAAGAGTTAACAAATAATGCCTGTGTGTCTAATGTAAATAAAAATATTTGTAGTGGATGTAAAGCTTGTTCGAAGATGTGTCCATATGATGCTATAAAAGTTAAAATGATGGATATATATGATCATGGGAAAGTTGTAAGAAAAGAAGTGGCTGAAGTGAATGAAGCTCTATGCCAAGGGTGTGGAGGATGTACTGTTTCTTGTCGTCCAGGTGCAATAGATTTAAAAGGATTTACAAATAAACAGATAATGGCGGAGGTAGACGCAATATGTCTTTAGAAATAAATAAAACAGAAGAGTTCAAACCTTTAATAGTTGCTTTTTGTTGCAACTGGTGTAGCTATGCAGGTGCAGATTTAGCAGGAACGAGTAGATTAAATTATCCAGCTAATGTAAAAATAATCCGTGTACCATGTTCATGTAGAGTTAATCCAAATTTTGTTCTTCGTGCTTTTCAAAAAGGAGCAGATGGAGTTGTAATGGCAGGATGTCATCCAGGGGATTGTCATTATTCAACAGGAAATTATTATACAAGAAGACGTTTCTCGGTTTTTACTAATCTTCTTCAATTTATGGGAGTAGAGAAAGATAGATTTAAAGTTGATTGGATATCAGCAGCAGAAGCAAATAAATTTTCTACAGTTATGAATGATATTTTAGAAAAAGTTCATAAATTAGGACCAAACAGAAAGTTGAGGGATATGAGATGGGAAAGATAGAGATATTATTAGAAGCAAAAGAGGATTTAATAGCAAAAAAAATAGATGTGATAATAGGTTGGAAAAAAGAGGATAATTCTATTGAATCGATTCCAACTTTCGTAGAGAATTTAGAAGAGTTTGAAACACTTATAATTGATGATTACTGTGTAAATAATTTATCTAAATATTTAATAGATGAAGCAAATAACGGAAGAAAAGTAGGGGTTTTCTTAAAAAAATGTGATGAAAAAGGTTTTGAGCAAATTGTAATGGATAATAGAATAGTTAAAGAAAATATTGTTACTTATAAAATATCTTGTAATGGAATGAAGAATTTTATGACGAATGAGATATTTAGAAAATGTGAAGAATGTTTAGATGAAACGATAGATAAATATTCTGATGTCAAAGAGATAGAAGAGATGAGTTATGATGAAAGATATGAGTATTGGATGGGAGAGATGTCTAAATGTATTAGATGTAATGCCTGTAGAAATATTTGTCCTGCTTGTAATTGTGAAACTTGTGTTTTTGAGAATAAAAATGAAGATGTTCTAGGAAAAGCTAATAATGAAAGTGAAACAGGATTCTATCAAATTATAAGAGCTTATCATGTAGCAGGAAGATGTTCTGACTGTGGTGAGTGTGAAAGAATTTGTCCAGTCGGAATTCCTTTAGGAAAGATAAATAGAAAAATAATAAAGGATTTAGATGAACTTTATGGTGCTGAAGAAGATACGTTATCAAACTATAATATAGAGGATAAAGATAGTTTCACAGAGAAAAAGGGAGGGAAATAATGAAAAAGTTATCTAAAAAAAATTTAAATGCCCTTTGGGAAATTATAAATGAAGAGTATAACTTATTTCTTCCTAAAAAAGATAGAGGGATACTAAAGTTTAAAAATTTTATAGAGGAGGGAGAAGTAGATTTAGAAACTTTAAAAACAACAGTCCCTTTAAAAAACTTTGTATTTCCTCAAAATGAAACATATTTAAAATTTAAGACAGAGAATAAAAAAATAAAATTTAAAGTAGAAGGGGTTTCAGAAGAAAAATATGTAATTTTTGGTGCTAGACCTTGCGATATTAAATCATTAGAAATATTAGATAATATTTTTTTAAGAGAACCAGTTGATACGTATTATAAGGCTCATAGAGATAGAGGTATTATAATATCTTTAGCTTGTAACACTATTGAAAGTAGTTGTTTTTGCGAAATTTTTGGAATAGAGCCAACATCAATTTTTAAATCTACAGATATATCCCTAGTTGATTGTGGGGACTTCTATTATTGGAATGAAGTAACTGAAGAGGGTAAGATATTAACAGAAAAGCTTAAAAATATTTTAGAAAACATAGAAGAAGTAGATAAAGAGTTACATGAAAATAGGAAAGAGATTATCAAAAAAAAATCAGAAGAAAATATTTTGAATAGTTTAGAAATAAATAAGATTGGAGAGCTAAAAGAAGTTTTTGAAAATGAAAAAGTATGGAAAGAGTTGTCAAGAAGATGTTTAGCTTGTGGATCGTGTACATATGTTTGTCCAACTTGTCACTGTTATGATGTAAAAGATTATGCTGGAAATAATAGTGGTGAAAGATTTAGATGTTGGGATTCGTGTATGTATTCAGAATTTACTTTAATGGCACATGGAAACCCTAGAACAACTCAAATGCAAAGAGTAAGACAGAGGTTTATGCATAAATTAGTATATTATCCAAATAATCACGATGGAATTTATTCTTGTGTTGGATGTGGAAGATGTATAGAAAAGTGCCCGGTGCATATTGATATAGTAAAAGTAATAAAAAAATTGGCGGTGAATAAATAATGGCTTGTACATGTCATGAAAAGGACCCATTGGTTCCACAAATAGCAAAATTAGAATTTGTAAGAAGAGATACACCAGATGTAACAACATTTAGAATAGTATCAGAGAATGGAAAGGCACCTTTTGAGTTTAAACCTGGGCAGTGTGCAATGATATCTGTACCACCTCTAGGGGAAGCTATTTTTTCAATAACGTCATCTCCAACTGAAGAGGGATATATAGAGTGTAGTATAAAAAAATGTGGTGTTGTAACAGATTATTTACATACATTAGAAGCAGGAGACGAAATTGGAATAAGAGGACCATACGGAAATAATTTTCCTGTGGAATTACTAAAAGGAAAAGACTTATTATTTATAGGTGGAGGAATTGGATTGGCACCTTTAAGATCGGTTATAAATTATGTTATGGATAGAAGAGATGAATTTGGAAAAGTTGATATAGTTTATGGTGCTAGAACACCAGAAGACTTAGTTCATCCAAAAGATATATTTGAAGTTTGGCCAAAATCGGAAAATACAGATGTATACTTAACAGTTGATAAAGAGGCAGAAAATTGGAATGGACATGTTGGTTTTGTTCCAAGTTATATAAAAGAATTAGAGTTTAATACTAATAAGGTAGCTCTTGTTTGTGGTCCTCCAATAATGATTAAATATGTTCTTCAAGGACTTGAAGAGTTGGGATTTAAAAAAGAGCAGGTTTATACAACTTTAGAATTAAAAATGAAGTGTGGATTTGGAAAATGTGGACGTTGTAATATAGGGGATAAATATGTATGTAAAGATGGACCTGTATTTAGATGTGATGAAATAACAGAGCTTCCAGACGAATATTAATCTTTATTAGGAGGAGAATAAGAAAGTGACAGATAAAAAAATGGTGGATATATATATATTGGGTAAAAAATACACAGTACCGAATACGTTAACAATAATGGAATCAATGGAATATGCTGGTTATCAGTTAAAAAGAGGTTGTGGATGCAGATCTGGATTTTGTGGTGCATGTGCAACAGTTTATAGAGTAAAAGGGAATAAGGAAATGAAAGTTGTTTTAGCTTGCCAAAGTAAGGTTGAAGACAATATGTATCTGACTCAGATTCCATTTTTCCCAGGAGATAAAGGGATATATAATATAGATAAATTAGATTCTACAGCAGATTCTATTGCGAAATATTATCCTGAAATTTATAAGTGTATTGGATGTAATTCTTGTACAAAAGGGTGTTCACAAGGTTTGGATGTAATGCAGTATATTGGTTACGCTCAAAGAGGAGAATTAGAAAAGTGTGCTCATACATCTTTTGATTGTGTGTCTTGTGGAATATGTGCAACTAGATGTCCAGCTGGAATAACTCATTATAATGTTGGACTTTTAGCACGTAGATTAACAGGAAAATATATTTCAGCTGAAACAAAGCACTTGAATGATAGAGTAAAGGAAATAGAAGATGGAGAGCATGATTTAGCTTTAGAGGAGCTTATGAAAAAAGATATATCAGAATTAAAAAATTTATATAATAATAGAGATATCACAAAATAGAAATTTGGAGGAGAGTTAATGTATACACCAGAAATGAGAGAGTTAATAAAGAAAGTTGAAGCAACTCGTGCTCAAAGAATAGCTCAAGGGGATTTCCCAAGAATGACTGCAGATGAGAAAACTGATGTTTTAAAAGAAAATCATCCAGATTATATAGAAGAAGGATTTGTTGAAATAAAAATTGGACCTAATAAAGGAGATAAGGTGCCAACTGAATTGGGATTATTACTTCATGGAAAAAGTAGATTAGAAAATATAGACATAGATTTAAACAAAATTGATTATGAAACAGATGTACTTATTATTGGTGGTGGTGGTGCAGGCGCAGCAGCAGCCTTAGAAGCACATAAAGTAGGGGCAAAAGTATTAATAGCTACAAAATTACGTTTTGGAGATGCAAATACAATGATGGCAGAGGGAGGAATTCAAGCGGCAGATAAACCAGATGATTCTCCAGCGAAACATTATTTAGATGTAATGGGGGGAGGACACTATTCAAATGTTCCAGAATTAGCAGCGGCTTTAGTGAAGGATGCACCTTTAGCGATAAAGTGGTTAGATAATTTGGGGGTTATGTTTGATAAAGAAAAAGATGGAACTATGGTAACTACACATGGTGGAGGAACATCTAGAAAAAGAATGCATGCAGCAGCAGATTATTCTGGAGCAGAAATAATGCGTGTGTTAAGAGATGAAGTTCAAAATCAAGAGATTGAAGTTTTAGAATTTTCACCAGCAGTTGAATTAGTTTTAGATGAGGAGAGAAAAGTTGCAGGAGCAGTTTTATATAATATTGAAACAGAGGAATATCATGTAGTAAAAGCTAAAACAGTTATATTAGCAACAGGTGGAGCAGGAAGATTACACTATCAAGGGTTTCCAACATCAAATCATTATGGTGCAACAGCAGATGGTTTAGTATTAGGATATAGAGCAGGAGCAAAATTAGCATTTGCAGATACAATCCAGTATCATCCTACAGGTGTAGCTTTTCCAGCTCAAATATTTGGAGCGTTAGTTACAGAAAAAGTTCGTAGTTTAGGAGCAACACCACTAAATATAGATGGAGAACAGTTTGTATATCATTTAGAAACAAGAGATGTGGAAGCATCTGCAATAATAAGAGAGTGTAATAAAAAAAATAAAGGTATTGAAGCTCCAAATGGAGTTAAAGGTGTTTGGTTAGATACACCTTTAATTGAAATTTTAAATGGTCCTGGAACAATAGAAAAGAGAGTTCCAGCAATGTTAAGAATGTATCAAAAATTTGGAATAGATATGAGAAAAGAACCGATTTTAATTTATCCAACACTTCATTATCAAAATGGAGGGTTGCTAATAGATGAAAATGGAGCTACAGAAATTAAAAACCTATATGTTGCAGGAGAAGCAGCAGGAGGAATTCATGGAAAAAATAGGTTGATGGGGAATTCACTTTTAGATATAATAGTCTTTGGAAGAAGGGCGGGAAAAGCAGCAGGAAGTATCTCTAAAGATGTTGAAATTACAAACCTAACATTAAATCATGTTGAAAAGTATCACAAAATGTTAAAGAAGGAAAATATTCAACTAAGTAGTATATCTCCTATGTTATTACCAAATTATACGCATAGAGGGAAGTAAATATGGGAAAAGAATACGATGAAACCTTAAATAAGAGTCTAAAAATATCTATTTCTGTTTTCTGGTGTGTTTTTTTATTAAAAGTGTTATTTAATGTAAATCCATTTTATGCTGCTATAGCAGCAGTATCTTGCTTACAAGGGACAATAAAAGATTCTTTTAAAGTTGGCGTAGAAAGAGTAATCGGAACTATCTTTGGTGGTGTAGTAGGATTATTTGCAATCTACTTTATAACAACAGAAGCTAATGATTTTAAAGGAAGTTTAATAATGGCTTTATCCATGATTATAATAATTTTTGGATGTACTTATATTTTGAAGAAGCCAGCATCAAGCACTATAGCATGTATTGTTTTCTTAGGTATAGCAACTAATATGGAAGGGAGAGATCCTTACTTTTGGGCTGGAAAAAGAATTCTAACCACTATAGTAGGAGTTATTATAGCTTTGGTTTGGAATTGGATATTAAGTGGTGAGTACAAAAGTTTTAAAAAAAGAAAAAGAGTTTAAAAAAAGTAGGATTATTACAATCCTACTTTTTAATTAATTATTTACGAACAAGACCAATTCCATCTCCAAAGGGAAGTAAAACGAAATTGTGATTTTTAGAAAGATAAGTTATAAACTCATCAAGTCTTCTTACAATTGTTTTAAATCTTTTTGGATATTCTTTATAAAGATAACCTCTAAACATTATATTATCAATAAAAATCATTCCATCATCAGCGAGTCTCTCAAAAGAATCAGTGAAAAATTCCATATAGTGTCCCTTAGAAGCATCTATAAAAATAAAGTCAAACTTTTCATTAAGTTTTTTAACTTCCTCAACACCATCTCCTAAAATCAGATTAACTGAATTTAAAAGCTCTCCTTTCTTAAAGTTTTCAAGAGCTTGATTATATCTAATTTCATCAATTTCGATAGTTGTTAATTTACCACCATTTTTTTTTGCAACTCTTCCCATAATAGTTCCAGAGTATCCAATAGCAGTTCCTATTTCAAGTATATTTTTAAAATTGTGACTAGAAGTTAAAAATTCAAGATATTTAGCAACTTCTTTTGTAACAATAGGTACATTATTTTCAATTGCAAAGGCTTCCATCTCTAAGATTAAAGGATCCTTTTCCTCTATTTTGCTAACAACATATTCATTAGCTTCTTTTAATTCGTCTAACATTATTCAAAATCCTTTCTTAGTTTAATAATATAAAAATTATCTAAAATTTCTTCAGTATAATCAATTAAGAAACCTCCAATTGAATCAAAATGTCCGTTTACATTTTGAGGAAGGTCAAATTTTAAAACAGAGAAATTTTTATGATTATTTAAAAATTTAATGATATTATCTGTATTTTCTTCAGAAAATATAGTACAAGTACTATATACAAGTTCTCCACCAACTTTTAATGAGAAAGCTGCAGAATCAAGGATTTCATACTGTAGTGTAGATAATTCATGAACGTTATTCATATTTTTATTATATAGTGCTTCAGGTTTTTTTCTAAGAACACCATATCCACTACATGGAGCATCTACAAGAATTTTATCAAATTTTTGCCCCTGCTCTTTAAGTTTACGAGCATCTAATTTAATTGGTTTTACATTACTAAGTCCTAGTTTATGTAAGTTTTCTTCTATTATTTTTATTTTATGCTGATGAATATCAAGAGCAAAAATTTCTCCAGTATTATTCATAAGTTCCCCTAAAACCGCTGTTTTACTTCCAGGAGCACTGCATGTATCTACAACTTTTTCTCCAGGTAAAGGATTTAGAATTTTTGCAGCTAAATATGAAGAGCCATCTTGAGCAATGATTTTTCCATCTTTAAATTCAGGTGTATGTAATATAACTCCTGAATCAACATAATAAATAGTATCAACTTTTTTAATAATGTCAATTTTTAACTCTTTTAAAAGAGTTTCAAACTCTTTTTCAGAGTATTTTAAAGTATTTACTCTAATACTCATGTATGGAACTTTTTTTAATGATATTAAAACTTGTTCAGTAGAATCTCCATACTCTTTTTTTATTTTCTCATAAAACCATCTAGGATAAGAGTATAAAATATCAAGTTTATCCTCGTCTTTTAATTTTTTTATTTCATCTTCTTTATCTCTTAAATAACTTCTGATAACTCCATTAACAAACTTACTAACGGGTATTCCGAATTTATTTTTAGTTAATTCAGTTGCTTCCCATGCAATACCTTTGTCGTCGCTATTCATAAAAGTAGCTTGATAGATAGAGATTTTTAATAAATTTTTAATCCAATTTTTTTTAATAGCTTTAGTTCTTTTTTCTAATTGGTAATTTAAATAAATATCATTTCTAATGACTCCATAGAAAACTTCAGTTATAAAACCACGCTCTCCTTTACTTAAATTATTTTTTGAAAAGTATTCATTTAAAAGAATATTTGAATATTTTCCTTTTTCAAATTCACTTAATAAACCAATAATTCTTTGTTTTATATTCAATATAACATCTCCTAACTATATAACTTTATATAACTCATCACTTTGAGGAGGCATAATTTCCAACCTCTTACCATTTTTAACAAGAACTTTTTCTTTAGAAGTGGTAAACTCTCCAATATCGAAAGCGGGAATGTTGTTTTCTTTCAATTTTTCAATTAAAGGAACAGCATTATTTTTTCCAACTACCATAAGCATAGTTCCACTTGATATAAGCTTTAAAGGGTTAATTTTAAAATAATTACAAATCTCTTTTGTGCATTTAGGTATAAATATTTTCTCATATGAAATTTCAACGCCTAAATTATAAAAGCAGCTAGACTCCCAAAGCGCACCTAAAAGGCCACCTTCAGTCACATCATGCATTCCTTTTGAGAATTTATTGGCAATAATACCATCTTTTACAACACTAGTTAAATCTAAAAGTGCTTTTGCATCATTAACAAGCTCTTTAGAAAAAGTATCGAGAAGTTCACTTTCTTTTTCAAAGGCAATAATGCCAGTTCCTTCAATTCCAACTCCTTTTGTTATAATTAATCTATCACCAGCAGTAATGTGCTCTCTTTTTTTAAAATTATCTTTTGTCCCAATACCAATTGAGGTAGCAGATATTATCGTTTTATTAACCGCAGCGGTAATTTCAGTATGTCCACCAATTATAGAAACACCAAGCTTATCAGCTTCTTGCTGAGCTTCTCTCATAATTTCAGCAATTTCCTCCTTTTTTGTTTCTGGAGGAGCTAAAATTGTAAGCATAATTCCAATAGGAGGGATTCCCTCTGTAGCAATATCATTACAGTTAATATTAATAGCCAACTTACCTAGACCACTATTACTACCTGTAATTGGATCAGTTGATAAATAAACAATATTATCTCCAACCTCAATAGCAGCACAGTCACTACCAATTTCTCCAAAAGAAAGTATTTTATCATTGTTATTTTTAATATTATTAAAAATTAAATCTTTTAAATCTGAAATAGTAAGTTTACCAATCTTCATATTTACTCCTCATATGTAGTAGAATTTTATAATATATTATACTATATTTTATAAAAATAAAAAACCCTTACTTAGTATTTAAGTAAGGGAAAATATTTTTTAAAATAATCCAGTTATAACACCATGTTCGTCAATATCAATAAGTTCAGCAGCAGGAACTTTTGGTAAACCTGGCATATCAATAATTCCACCAGCCATAGCAATGATAAAACCAGCACCAGCAGCTAATTTGATAGTATCAATTTCAACTGTAAAGTTATTAGGTCTTCCAAGAAGATTAGCTTTATCAGAGATTGATTTTTGAGTTTTTGACATACAAATTGGAAGTGATCCATATCCAAGTTCTTCTAGTTGTTTTATTGTTTTATTAGCAGCACCAGAGAACGTAACTCCATTTGCTCCATAAATCTCTGTACATATTTTTGAAATTTTATCTTTTATAGGTAAATCTAGATTATATAGAGGTTTATATTTAGTATTATTTTCTTCTAATTTCTCAAGAACTAGCTTGGCAAGTTCTTCACCACCTTCACCACCTTTAGCCCAAACTTCACATAAAGCCACTGGAGCGTCTAAACTTTCACAGTGAGACTTAATTAAGCTAATTTCAGCATCAGTATCAGTAACAAATTTATTAATTGCTACAACAACTGGTAAATTAAATTTTTTCATATTTTCAATATGCTTGTCTAAGTTAGCTAAACCTAATTTTAAAGCATCTAAATTTTCTTCATTAAGAATTTTAGCACCACCGTGATGTTTTAATGCTCTAACAGTAGCAACAATAACAACACAATTAGGATTTAAACCTCCTTTTCTACATTTAATATCTAAAAACTTTTCAGCACCTAAGTCAGCAGCAAATCCAGCTTCTGTAACAGCAACGTCTGAAAGCTTAAGAGCTAATTTTGTAGCAAGTAGTGAATTACATCCATGAGCGATATTAGCAAATGGGCCACCATGGATTATAACAGGAGTATTTTCTAAAGTTTGTACTAAATTTGGCTTTATAGCTTCTTTTAAAAGAGCTGTAACAGCACCAGAAATTTTTAAATCATTTATTGTAAGAGGTTTATCATTATAATCGTAACCAAAAACAATTTTACCAATATTTTCTTTTAGTTCTTTTAAAGAGTTTGAAAGACAAAGTGTTGCCATAATTTCAGAAGCAACAGTTATTTGAAAAGAATCTTGTCTTGGATACCCATTGGCTTTACCTCCAAGTCCAATAACAATATTTCTAAGATTTCTATCATTCATATCAACTACTCTTTTCCAAGTAATCTTAGTATTATCAATACCTAAAGAATTACCTTGAGTAATATGATTATCAATACAAGCAGAAACAAGATTATGAGCGACTCCAATTGCGTGGAAATCGCCAGTAAAATGTAAATTGATATCTTCCATTGGTATAACTTGTGAATAACCTCCACCAGTAGCTCCACCCTTCATTCCAAAGACAGGCCCTAAAGACGGTTCTCTAAGAGCTGCAACTGAAGAAATACCTATTTTATTTAAAGCTTGTGTTAAACCAACAGTAACAGTAGATTTTCCTTCTCCTGCAGGTGTTGGTGTAATAGCCGTAACAAGAACTAATTTCCCATCTTCTTTGTTAGCAAGTTCATCTAATAAAGAAAGATTAAGTTTAGCTTTGTATTTTCCGTAAGTATCATAATAATCCTCAGTAATATTTAGCCTAGAAGCTATTTCAGAAATTTTTAATAGTTTTGCTTCTTGTGCAATTTGTATATCTGTTTTCATAGACCCCTCCTTGAAAAATAAAGTGTTCTAAGATAAATTAGAAAAATATCTCATTGATATAATTGTACCTCAAAATAATGAAAAAATAAAGGTTAATAAATTAAAATAAAAAATTGATTTTTTGTAATATTAG harbors:
- a CDS encoding 4Fe-4S dicluster domain-containing protein, encoding MIREKKNPKKNSEVQKIIELSKEKIDDCMQCGKCSAGCPANAGMDILPHQVIRFLQIGDVKKLRESKSIWNCAACFTCESRCPRDVSVSKLMEAVRQTVVRKQGEDRLTPEVVSKLMRDRDMPQQAVVSGFRKYSK
- a CDS encoding CoB--CoM heterodisulfide reductase iron-sulfur subunit A family protein encodes the protein MRKVGVFVCWCGSNIAGTVDVEKVRDAVKDMPGVVHSVDYQYMCSEVGQNYLKDAIKEKGLDRIVVASCSPRMHEATFRKAAESAGLNPYLVEIANIREHCSWVHKDKEVGTEKAISLTKAAIAKATLNEELIAGTTAVEKRALVIGGGIAGIQTALDIADAGYLVDIVEQAPTIGGKMAQIDKTFPTLDCSACILTPKMVDAAAHPNITLYTYSEVENVSGFVGNFNVAIKKKPRYVDMDKCTGCGVCIEKCPSKKGKSEFEEGLATRTAIYTPFAQSVPKVPVIDKEQCLKFKTGKCGVCSIVCGTKAIKFDQEEEIINQKYGAIVLATGFDLIKLDEFGEYHYDHPDVITGLEFERLTNAAGPTKGKFVKPSNGERPKKVVFVQCVGSRDKSERGKSYCSKICCMYTAKHAMLIKDKYPDTEVYVFYIDVRTPGKNFDEFQRRAVEEYGVHYIKGMVGKVMPEGSKLMVQAVDTLSGVPLEIDADMVVLASATSAKPDAVALKRKLNISGDLNNFFTEAHPKLKPVETASAGIYLAGACQGPKDIPETVAQASAAAAKAIILLSKKELTNNACVSNVNKNICSGCKACSKMCPYDAIKVKMMDIYDHGKVVRKEVAEVNEALCQGCGGCTVSCRPGAIDLKGFTNKQIMAEVDAICL
- a CDS encoding hydrogenase iron-sulfur subunit, producing the protein MSLEINKTEEFKPLIVAFCCNWCSYAGADLAGTSRLNYPANVKIIRVPCSCRVNPNFVLRAFQKGADGVVMAGCHPGDCHYSTGNYYTRRRFSVFTNLLQFMGVEKDRFKVDWISAAEANKFSTVMNDILEKVHKLGPNRKLRDMRWER
- a CDS encoding 4Fe-4S dicluster domain-containing protein, with product MGKIEILLEAKEDLIAKKIDVIIGWKKEDNSIESIPTFVENLEEFETLIIDDYCVNNLSKYLIDEANNGRKVGVFLKKCDEKGFEQIVMDNRIVKENIVTYKISCNGMKNFMTNEIFRKCEECLDETIDKYSDVKEIEEMSYDERYEYWMGEMSKCIRCNACRNICPACNCETCVFENKNEDVLGKANNESETGFYQIIRAYHVAGRCSDCGECERICPVGIPLGKINRKIIKDLDELYGAEEDTLSNYNIEDKDSFTEKKGGK
- a CDS encoding 4Fe-4S dicluster domain-containing protein; amino-acid sequence: MKKLSKKNLNALWEIINEEYNLFLPKKDRGILKFKNFIEEGEVDLETLKTTVPLKNFVFPQNETYLKFKTENKKIKFKVEGVSEEKYVIFGARPCDIKSLEILDNIFLREPVDTYYKAHRDRGIIISLACNTIESSCFCEIFGIEPTSIFKSTDISLVDCGDFYYWNEVTEEGKILTEKLKNILENIEEVDKELHENRKEIIKKKSEENILNSLEINKIGELKEVFENEKVWKELSRRCLACGSCTYVCPTCHCYDVKDYAGNNSGERFRCWDSCMYSEFTLMAHGNPRTTQMQRVRQRFMHKLVYYPNNHDGIYSCVGCGRCIEKCPVHIDIVKVIKKLAVNK
- a CDS encoding FAD/NAD(P)-binding protein — its product is MACTCHEKDPLVPQIAKLEFVRRDTPDVTTFRIVSENGKAPFEFKPGQCAMISVPPLGEAIFSITSSPTEEGYIECSIKKCGVVTDYLHTLEAGDEIGIRGPYGNNFPVELLKGKDLLFIGGGIGLAPLRSVINYVMDRRDEFGKVDIVYGARTPEDLVHPKDIFEVWPKSENTDVYLTVDKEAENWNGHVGFVPSYIKELEFNTNKVALVCGPPIMIKYVLQGLEELGFKKEQVYTTLELKMKCGFGKCGRCNIGDKYVCKDGPVFRCDEITELPDEY
- a CDS encoding 4Fe-4S dicluster domain-containing protein yields the protein MTDKKMVDIYILGKKYTVPNTLTIMESMEYAGYQLKRGCGCRSGFCGACATVYRVKGNKEMKVVLACQSKVEDNMYLTQIPFFPGDKGIYNIDKLDSTADSIAKYYPEIYKCIGCNSCTKGCSQGLDVMQYIGYAQRGELEKCAHTSFDCVSCGICATRCPAGITHYNVGLLARRLTGKYISAETKHLNDRVKEIEDGEHDLALEELMKKDISELKNLYNNRDITK